Genomic segment of Kibdelosporangium phytohabitans:
GATCACCTGCGCGTTGACGTCGATTTTCTGGATCGCGACGAAGAGATCCGCGTCGGTGCTGGCGTCCACTTCGATCCACAGCCGCAGCTTCATGTGCCCGGTCAATTCGGTGTCCTGGGTGAACACCACATCGAACTGGGCACGGCCGGGCTTGGTCGCGGCCGTGTTGTAGCGCATCGAGGCCGGTGTGTCCGGCTGCGTGGTGGTCAACGACGCTGTCGACGCGTCCAGGTACAGGGGCGTGTATCGAGTCCGCTCCGGTGGCCACTCGTGCTCCGCGCGCAGGGTCCCCTCAGGACCGTGGTCGCGCACCTCGATCCGCACAGGGGGCTGATCGACCCACCCGTTCTGCTCGTCTTTGAGCGCCCAATCGAAAAACTGACGTTGCCGTGCGACGCTGTCCGGGTCGTAGTAGTGCTTCCAGATTTTTTGTCCGTGTACCTCCAGCCAGGTCTGGCCTCCGGCGAGCTGCTTGTACGCCTCGAGTGTCCCCCGCAGGTGCAGTCCGTGATTGGCCAGGCCGGCCACCACGAAGGCGGGCACATCAACGCCGGTGAGATTGACCTCCTTGCTGTGCCAGTACTCGTCGCGCAACGGGTGGTGCGCGGCGAGCGACTGCAACGCCTCGATCACGGCCGTGCCAGTGTGTGCCCAGCCCATGGCCTTGCCTGTCCACAGCGGAATGAATCGCGTCTCGGGGATGCCACCGTGATAGAAGATCTCGCGGTAGAAGTCCAGCAGACCTTCCCACGGGTTGATCGCGGCGAGATGCGGCGGCCTGGTCGCCGCCACTCGCCACTGCGCGAACGCGAGGTACGAGGCGCCCGCGAGACCGACCTTGCCGGTGCTCCAGTCCCGCGTACCGGCCCATTCGATCAAGTCGTGGTAGTCCTCGGCCTCTTGCTGCGTGCCCATGGTGAACTGACCTGGGGTCCCCCACGTTCCCCGGGGATCGGCAAAAACGACCGCGTAACCGTGCGGGCACCAATACATCGGATCGGGTGCCTCAGTGGGCGCGTACCGCGAGATACCCCACGCCGGGTCGATCTCGGCAGCGGGG
This window contains:
- a CDS encoding CocE/NonD family hydrolase, giving the protein MTDTRTGPVRFIDPINVPEDGRYPGFRPGTVRENGLRIDHDVKVVLRGGESLYVDVYRSADVPGPLPVLIAWGPYGKHNSPGRDKTFLPAAEIDPAWGISRYAPTEAPDPMYWCPHGYAVVFADPRGTWGTPGQFTMGTQQEAEDYHDLIEWAGTRDWSTGKVGLAGASYLAFAQWRVAATRPPHLAAINPWEGLLDFYREIFYHGGIPETRFIPLWTGKAMGWAHTGTAVIEALQSLAAHHPLRDEYWHSKEVNLTGVDVPAFVVAGLANHGLHLRGTLEAYKQLAGGQTWLEVHGQKIWKHYYDPDSVARQRQFFDWALKDEQNGWVDQPPVRIEVRDHGPEGTLRAEHEWPPERTRYTPLYLDASTASLTTTQPDTPASMRYNTAATKPGRAQFDVVFTQDTELTGHMKLRLWIEVDASTDADLFVAIQKIDVNAQVIGFPFVAFRDDGPVALGWLRASHRALDEQRSTPQQPWHPHTAEEPLEPGVPVPVDIELWPSATHFGPGEGLRVVVQGSDVYLVPGGEFGHENTRNAGHHTLHTGGRYDSHLLVPMITGAPA